A stretch of Hemiscyllium ocellatum isolate sHemOce1 chromosome 38, sHemOce1.pat.X.cur, whole genome shotgun sequence DNA encodes these proteins:
- the LOC132833920 gene encoding uncharacterized protein LOC132833920 encodes MAPSSHFCRSACPPSDTGPAYYSPPSETGPPYYSPPSDTGPPYYSPPSNTGPSYYSPASDTGPPYYSPASDTGPTYYSPASDTGPPYYSPPSDTGPPSDTGSPYSSPPSDTGPPYSSPPSDTGPTYSSPPSGTGPTYYSPPSDTGPSYSSPPSHTGPPYYSPPSDTGPPNYSPASDTGPPYCSTPSDTGPTYYSPPTDTGPSYYSPPSDTGPTYYSPPTDTGPSYYSPPADTGPTYYSTPSDTGPSYYSPPSYTGPPFYSPPPPSDTGPPSYSPPSGTGPTYYCPPSDTGPSYYSPPSDTGPPYYSPPSDTGPSYYSPPSDTRPSYYSPPSDTGPPYYSPPSGTGPSYYSPPSDTGPPSYSPPSGTGPTYYSPPSDTGPSYYSPPSDTGPPYYSPPSNTGPSYYSPPSGTGPYQYNSPSDTGSPYYSPPSDTGPPSYSPPSGPTYYSPPSDTGPPYYSPPSDTGPPYYSPPSDTGPPYYSPPSDTGPPYYSPPSDTGPPYYSPPSDTGPPYYSPPSDTGPPYYSPPSDTGPPYYSMLIGGFRVSCDMNEMVMFFSRPSLHRTVSEGVSSDGKHDSVLLSAQCCRTCCVSPAIFGFCPPSPVEGDGSRILPGSLPLNWDLLLPGIMPGDL; translated from the exons ccctccatcagatacagggcctgcCTACTACAGCCCTCCATCAGAAACAGGGCCCCCCTACTACagccctccatcagatacagggccccccTACTACAGCCCTCCATCAAACACAGGGCCCTCCTACTACAGCCCtgcatcagatacagggccccccTACTACAGCCCTGCATCAGACACAGGGCCCACCTACTACAGCCCTGCATCAGACACAGGGCCCCCCTACTACAGCCCTCCATCAGACACAGG ccctccatcagatacagggtcCCCCTACTCCAGCCCTCCATCAGACACAGGGCCCCCCTACTCCAGCCCTCCATCAGACACAGGGCCAACCTACTCCAGCCCTCCATCAGGCACAGGGCCCACCTACTACagccctccatcagatacagggccttcCTACTCCAGCCCTCCATCACATACAGGGCCCCCCTACTACAGCCCTCCATCAGACACAGGGCCCCCCAACTACAGCCCtgcatcagatacagggcccccctactgcagcactccatcagacACAGGGCCCACCTACTACAGCCCTCCAACAGACACAGGGCCCTCCTACTACAGCCCTCCATCAGACACAGGGCCCACCTACTACAGCCCTCCAACAGACACAGGGCCCTCCTACTACAGCCCTCCAGCAGATACAGGGCCCACCTACTACAGCACTCCATCCGATACAGGGCCCTCCTACTACAGCCCTCCATCATATACAGGGCCCCCCTTCTACAGCCCTCC ccctccatcagatacaggaccCCCCTCCTACAGCCCTCCATCAGGTACAGGGCCCACCTACTACTGCCCTCCATCAGACACAGGGCCCTCCTACTACAGCCCTCCATCAGACACAGGGCCCCCCTACTACAGCCCTCCATCAGACACAGGGCCCTCCTACTACAGCCCTCCATCAGATACAAGGCCCTCCTACTATAGCCCTCCATCAGACACAGGGCCCCCCTACTACAGCCCTCCATCAGGCACAGGGCCCTCCTACTACagccctccatcagatacaggaccCCCCTCCTACAGCCCTCCATCAGGTACAGGGCCCACCTACTACAGCCCTCCATCAGACACAGGGCCCTCCTACTACagccctccatcagatacagggccccccTACTACAGCCCTCCATCAAACACAGGGCCCTCCTACTACAGCCCTCCATCAGGTACAGGGCCCTACCAGTACAACTCTCCATCAGACACAGGGTCCCCCTACTACagccctccatcagatacaggaccCCCCTCCTACAGCCCTCCATCAG ggcccaccTACTACAGCCCTCCATCCGACACAGGGCCCCCCTACTACagccctccatcagatacagggccccccTACTACAGCCCTCCATCCGACACAGGGCCCCCCTACTACAGCCCTCCATCAGACACAGGGCCCCCCTACTACAGCCCTCCATCCGACACAGGGCCCCCCTACTACagccctccatcagatacagggccacCCTACTACAGCCCTCCATCAGACACAGGGCCCCCCTACTACAGCCCTCCATCAGACACAGGGCCCCCCTACTACAGCATGTTGATCGGAGGTTTTAGGGTGAGTTGTGACATGAATGAAATGGTCATGTTTTTCAGTCGGCCTTCTCTGCATCGAACAGTTTCTGAGGGAGTGTCATCTGATGGGAAACATGACTCTGTTTTGCTCTCCGCTCagtgctgccggacctgctgtgtttctccagcgatttttgGCTTTTGTCCCCCTTCTCCGGTCGAAGGAGATGGTTCCCGGATTCTCCCAGGCTCTCTCCCCCTGAACTGGGATCTCCTCCTGCCTGGGATTATGCCAGGAGATCTCTGA